In the genome of Bradyrhizobium sp. CIAT3101, one region contains:
- a CDS encoding TRAP transporter small permease: MKRWMDRVIDSIEWIAAAFVGIVALDIFLSVLLRNTLNYSIPDSFDIGRMLLGILIFWGIAATSYRGTHITVDLVWGNVGPRYQRWIDVFATLVLLFVVTVQTWTLFDKVRGTYNDNVQTFDMHMPTWPFFAIAWIGDVSAVLLIAIRTYRLIFHPEEMHDPKLKATE; encoded by the coding sequence ATGAAGCGCTGGATGGATCGCGTCATTGATTCGATCGAATGGATCGCCGCTGCCTTCGTCGGCATCGTCGCGCTCGACATCTTCCTGTCGGTGCTGCTGCGCAACACGCTGAACTATTCGATTCCCGACAGCTTCGACATCGGCCGCATGCTGCTCGGCATCCTCATCTTCTGGGGCATCGCCGCGACCTCCTATCGCGGGACCCACATCACGGTCGACCTGGTCTGGGGCAATGTCGGGCCGCGCTATCAGCGCTGGATCGACGTGTTCGCGACGCTGGTGCTGCTGTTCGTCGTCACCGTGCAGACCTGGACGCTGTTCGACAAGGTTCGCGGCACCTACAACGACAACGTCCAGACGTTCGACATGCACATGCCGACCTGGCCGTTCTTCGCGATCGCCTGGATCGGTGACGTTTCGGCTGTTCTACTGATCGCGATCCGCACCTACCGGCTGATCTTCCATCCCGAAGAGATGCACGACCCCAAGCTCAAGGCGACGGAGTAA
- a CDS encoding TRAP transporter substrate-binding protein: MRKACLALLLAASVTPAFAQDKTFDLKVSHWVPASHPLQKSLEDWVAAVNKDSGGTITGKVFPAQQLGKAFDHYDMARDGIADVTYVNPGYQPGRFPIIGAGELPFLISDAKGGSEGLDAWYRKYAAKEMKDVKYCLAFVHSPSSFHSRTKKIVMPEDVKGMKIRPAHATMANFVTALGGTNVQSSAPEVRDIIERGVADGVTFPWGSLVLFGIDKVTKYHMEAPLYTTTFVFVMNKDKYDAMSDKQKAAIDKNCSTEMAGVVGEHWGKFEDAGIDKVKAEEGHEVYELTPDQTAAWKKASEPLVKTWGDGAKKAGIDPDAALADLKASLKKYNALAE, translated from the coding sequence ATGAGGAAAGCCTGTCTGGCTTTGCTGCTGGCAGCAAGCGTGACGCCTGCGTTCGCGCAGGACAAGACTTTTGACCTGAAGGTCTCGCATTGGGTGCCGGCGTCGCATCCGCTGCAAAAATCTCTGGAAGACTGGGTGGCCGCGGTGAACAAGGATTCCGGCGGCACCATCACGGGCAAGGTGTTTCCGGCCCAGCAGCTCGGCAAGGCTTTTGACCATTACGACATGGCGCGCGACGGCATCGCTGACGTCACTTATGTCAATCCCGGCTACCAGCCCGGCCGCTTCCCGATCATCGGCGCCGGCGAATTGCCGTTCCTGATCTCGGATGCCAAGGGCGGCTCGGAGGGCCTGGACGCCTGGTATCGCAAATATGCCGCGAAGGAGATGAAGGACGTCAAGTACTGCCTCGCCTTCGTCCACTCGCCCTCCTCCTTCCACTCCCGCACCAAGAAGATCGTGATGCCGGAGGACGTGAAGGGCATGAAGATCCGCCCGGCTCACGCCACCATGGCGAATTTCGTCACCGCGCTCGGCGGCACCAATGTGCAGTCCTCCGCGCCTGAAGTGCGCGACATCATCGAGCGCGGCGTCGCCGACGGCGTCACCTTCCCCTGGGGCTCGCTGGTGCTGTTCGGCATCGACAAGGTCACGAAGTACCATATGGAGGCGCCGCTCTACACCACGACCTTCGTGTTCGTGATGAACAAGGACAAGTACGACGCAATGTCCGACAAGCAGAAGGCCGCGATCGACAAGAACTGCTCGACCGAAATGGCCGGCGTGGTCGGCGAGCACTGGGGCAAGTTCGAGGATGCCGGCATCGACAAGGTGAAGGCGGAGGAAGGCCACGAGGTCTACGAGCTGACGCCGGACCAGACCGCCGCCTGGAAGAAGGCGTCCGAGCCGCTGGTCAAGACCTGGGGTGATGGCGCCAAGAAAGCCGGCATCGATCCCGACGCAGCGCTGGCGGACTTGAAGGCGTCGTTGAAGAAGTACAACGCGCTGGCGGAGTAG
- the pobA gene encoding 4-hydroxybenzoate 3-monooxygenase yields MRTKVAIIGAGPAGLLLGQLLHQYGIDNVILERQSPDYVLGRIRAGLLEEGTVGLLDQIGAGARAHAEGLVHEGIELAFDGRRHRIDMKAATGKTVMIYGQTEVTLDLMNARKEAGLTTVYEAKDVQPHDFDGSHPRVTWVKDGITHTLDCDFIAGCDGFHGVSRASVPASAIAEFERVYPFGWLGILSETPPVSHELIYSNHARGFALCTMRSLKRSRHYLQCSLNDHVDEWPDDRFWDELKRRLDQEAADSLVTGPSIEKSIAPLRSFVAEPMRFGKMFLCGDAAHIVPPTGAKGLNLAASDAHYLSSALREFYDEKSSAGIDAYSARALARVWKAVRFSWWMTSMLHKFPDNGSIGARIQVAELDYVTQSQAAMTSLSENYVGLPF; encoded by the coding sequence TTGCGGACAAAAGTCGCAATCATCGGGGCCGGGCCGGCAGGATTGTTGCTTGGGCAACTTCTGCATCAATACGGCATCGACAATGTCATTCTTGAGCGGCAGAGCCCGGATTACGTGCTGGGCCGCATCCGCGCCGGTCTCCTGGAAGAGGGAACGGTCGGGCTGCTCGACCAGATCGGCGCCGGCGCGCGGGCGCATGCCGAAGGCCTGGTGCATGAGGGCATCGAGCTCGCCTTCGATGGCCGCCGTCATCGCATCGACATGAAGGCCGCGACCGGCAAGACGGTCATGATCTATGGCCAGACCGAGGTCACGCTCGACCTGATGAATGCGCGGAAAGAAGCGGGCCTTACCACCGTCTACGAAGCCAAGGATGTGCAGCCGCACGATTTCGACGGCAGTCACCCGCGCGTAACCTGGGTCAAGGACGGTATCACCCACACGCTCGATTGCGACTTCATCGCCGGCTGCGACGGCTTTCACGGCGTCAGCCGCGCCAGCGTTCCGGCCTCGGCGATCGCCGAGTTCGAGCGGGTCTATCCGTTCGGCTGGCTCGGCATTCTCTCCGAGACGCCGCCGGTCAGCCACGAGCTGATCTATTCCAACCATGCCCGTGGCTTTGCACTCTGCACCATGCGCTCGCTGAAGCGCAGCCGACATTATTTGCAGTGCTCGCTCAACGACCATGTCGACGAGTGGCCCGACGATCGCTTCTGGGACGAATTGAAGCGCCGGCTCGACCAGGAGGCCGCCGACAGTCTTGTGACAGGCCCCTCGATCGAGAAGAGCATCGCGCCGCTGCGCAGCTTCGTCGCCGAGCCGATGCGCTTCGGCAAGATGTTTTTGTGCGGCGATGCTGCCCACATCGTGCCGCCGACCGGCGCCAAGGGGCTGAACCTGGCGGCAAGCGATGCGCATTATCTGTCGAGCGCGCTCCGCGAATTCTACGACGAGAAATCGAGCGCGGGGATTGATGCCTATTCCGCCAGGGCGCTGGCGCGGGTCTGGAAGGCCGTGCGCTTCTCCTGGTGGATGACATCGATGCTGCACAAATTCCCTGATAACGGCAGCATCGGCGCGCGCATCCAGGTTGCCGAGCTCGACTACGTCACGCAGTCGCAGGCCGCGATGACATCGCTGTCGGAGAATTACGTGGGGTTGCCGTTTTAG
- a CDS encoding PaaI family thioesterase, translated as MTDTAIPAGFEPHLRSGPLTEPWKPIYAKKTEKAFILGLRLDRPHTNGRGMIHGGLIAALADNAMGYSCAQATGWTTSFVTVSLTVDFVGQAGIGQWLAIESDVIKTGKTICFAQCLAKADDVVIARASGTFRVVPRKA; from the coding sequence ATGACCGACACCGCCATCCCCGCAGGCTTCGAGCCGCATCTCCGCAGCGGTCCGCTCACGGAGCCCTGGAAACCGATCTACGCAAAGAAAACCGAGAAGGCCTTCATCCTCGGTCTTCGGCTGGACCGGCCGCATACGAACGGTCGCGGCATGATTCACGGGGGCCTCATCGCAGCACTTGCAGACAATGCGATGGGCTACAGCTGCGCGCAGGCGACGGGCTGGACCACCTCGTTCGTGACGGTCTCGCTCACGGTTGATTTCGTCGGCCAAGCGGGGATCGGCCAGTGGCTTGCCATCGAGAGCGACGTGATCAAGACCGGCAAGACCATCTGCTTCGCGCAGTGCCTGGCGAAGGCCGATGATGTCGTGATCGCGCGCGCCAGCGGGACGTTTCGCGTGGTGCCGAGGAAGGCGTAA
- a CDS encoding LysR family transcriptional regulator codes for MDRLEAMHVFVTVADLRGFAPAARKLRLSPSAVTRLIAALEEHLGARLLQRTTRQVRLTDVGTRYLERARRILADVEEADGSAREERNRPSGKLVVSAPVGFGRLHVGPVMTTYLKRYPEVACELRLSDNLVNLVEDAVDAAVRIGHLADSSLVARQVGEMRRITVATPGYLKRHGEPKTPEALTEHQTILFGPATAWRFAQDGRDIEVAPSPRFTSNSADAALQYAEAGGGITRVLAYQAADGLKTGRLKILLAKYEQPALPIHIVYPTSRLLSAKVRAFIDLVVETADWRFG; via the coding sequence ATGGATCGCCTGGAAGCCATGCACGTGTTCGTCACCGTCGCCGATCTGCGCGGCTTTGCGCCCGCGGCGCGCAAGCTACGGCTGTCGCCCTCGGCGGTGACACGGCTGATTGCTGCGCTGGAAGAGCATCTCGGCGCGCGGCTGCTGCAGCGGACCACCCGACAGGTGCGATTGACCGACGTCGGCACCCGCTATCTCGAACGCGCCCGTCGAATCCTCGCCGACGTCGAGGAGGCCGACGGCTCGGCGCGGGAGGAGCGCAACCGGCCGAGCGGAAAGCTGGTGGTGTCGGCCCCGGTCGGCTTCGGGCGGCTGCATGTCGGCCCCGTCATGACCACCTATCTCAAACGCTATCCCGAGGTCGCCTGCGAGCTCAGGCTCTCGGACAACCTCGTCAACCTCGTGGAGGACGCCGTCGATGCCGCCGTCCGTATCGGCCACCTCGCCGATTCCTCGCTGGTTGCACGCCAGGTCGGCGAGATGCGGCGGATCACGGTGGCCACACCGGGTTATTTGAAGCGCCATGGCGAGCCGAAGACGCCGGAGGCGCTGACCGAGCATCAGACCATCCTGTTCGGTCCCGCGACCGCGTGGCGCTTCGCGCAGGACGGCCGCGATATCGAGGTGGCGCCGTCCCCGCGCTTCACCAGCAACAGCGCCGACGCCGCCCTGCAATATGCCGAGGCCGGCGGCGGCATCACGCGCGTGCTGGCCTATCAGGCCGCCGACGGCTTGAAGACCGGGCGGCTGAAGATCCTGCTGGCGAAATACGAGCAGCCGGCCCTGCCGATCCACATCGTCTATCCGACCTCGCGCCTGCTCTCGGCCAAGGTGCGCGCGTTCATCGATCTCGTCGTGGAGACGGCGGATTGGCGATTTGGGTAG
- a CDS encoding pyridoxamine 5'-phosphate oxidase family protein, with protein sequence MTTVHTYASDVAFTPAVKAIQARKGSREAYGRVEQRGWRTEVDENLEAFLADANSFYFSTASADGQPYIQHRGGPKGFLKMQDKQTLAFADYAGNQQYLTQGNLSENPKAYIFVMDYAHRRRVKIWGEARVVEDDDALTDALMPKGYRARPEQVIVFKIAAWDTNCPQHIPQKFDAADVAAALAARDQRIAELEAQVAALTGQATPAEG encoded by the coding sequence ATGACCACAGTTCACACCTATGCCAGCGACGTCGCCTTTACCCCCGCGGTGAAGGCGATCCAGGCGCGCAAGGGTTCGCGCGAGGCCTATGGCCGCGTCGAGCAGCGCGGCTGGCGCACCGAGGTCGATGAAAACCTCGAGGCATTTCTCGCCGATGCCAACAGCTTCTATTTCTCCACGGCCTCGGCGGACGGCCAGCCCTATATCCAGCATCGCGGCGGCCCGAAGGGGTTTCTGAAGATGCAGGACAAGCAGACGCTCGCCTTCGCCGACTATGCCGGCAACCAGCAATATCTGACCCAAGGCAATCTCTCGGAGAACCCCAAGGCCTACATCTTCGTGATGGACTATGCCCATCGCCGCCGGGTCAAGATCTGGGGCGAGGCGCGCGTGGTCGAGGACGACGATGCGCTGACGGACGCACTGATGCCGAAGGGCTATCGCGCCCGGCCCGAGCAGGTGATCGTGTTCAAGATCGCGGCTTGGGACACCAACTGCCCGCAGCACATTCCGCAGAAGTTCGACGCCGCGGATGTGGCGGCGGCGCTGGCGGCGAGGGACCAGCGGATTGCGGAGCTCGAGGCGCAGGTCGCGGCGCTGACGGGGCAGGCGACGCCAGCAGAAGGCTAA
- a CDS encoding AbrB family transcriptional regulator, translating to MKQITASLPFEWPSRAKVLSTAETLVIGAAGGLAFLAAGLPGGLLSGSMIAVGIAAIAGRQLSVPPLLTQTVLVLLGISLGSVVSRHLIQQVSAYPLTIGLLALATFCSTFGSSYYLQRVHGWDRTSAFLAGSPGALSQITILAVERGADLPGIAVVQTMRVIILTAALPMVLAIAGVAPSVAPSLTAAIASPLDLLELVAASLAASLMLRLIKFPASWMFGAMIASSVLHGAGWVEGGLPNWVRGVALVGIGALIGSRFARMRIKTLAGHINAALGSFAVAIAVSSIFVGIVAVTTQVKFSDVVVAFAPGAMDAMLALALTLHIDPIFVGAHHLSRFVFVTIATPGIVHLFGRTQDDVDD from the coding sequence GTGAAGCAAATCACCGCCTCCCTCCCGTTCGAATGGCCGAGCCGTGCCAAGGTTTTGAGCACCGCGGAGACGCTCGTCATCGGCGCCGCCGGGGGCTTGGCCTTTCTGGCCGCGGGCCTTCCGGGCGGATTGCTCTCGGGATCGATGATCGCGGTCGGGATTGCCGCGATTGCCGGACGCCAGCTTTCGGTGCCGCCGCTCCTGACCCAGACCGTGCTGGTGCTGCTCGGCATTTCGCTGGGCTCCGTCGTTTCGCGCCATCTGATCCAGCAGGTCAGCGCCTACCCGCTCACCATCGGGCTGCTGGCGCTCGCGACATTCTGCTCGACCTTCGGCTCGAGCTATTACTTGCAGCGTGTCCACGGCTGGGACCGCACGTCGGCTTTCCTCGCCGGCAGCCCCGGCGCGCTGTCACAGATCACGATTTTGGCGGTTGAGCGCGGCGCCGACCTGCCAGGCATCGCAGTGGTGCAGACCATGCGCGTGATCATCCTCACCGCGGCGCTGCCGATGGTGCTGGCGATCGCGGGCGTCGCCCCCTCCGTCGCGCCATCGCTGACGGCGGCCATTGCTTCGCCGCTCGATCTTCTGGAACTGGTCGCCGCATCGCTGGCGGCGTCGCTCATGCTGCGTCTGATCAAGTTTCCGGCAAGCTGGATGTTCGGCGCGATGATCGCCTCCAGCGTGCTGCATGGCGCGGGGTGGGTCGAGGGCGGCCTGCCGAACTGGGTGCGCGGCGTCGCGCTGGTCGGCATCGGCGCGCTGATCGGCAGCCGCTTTGCCCGGATGCGGATCAAGACGCTCGCCGGCCACATCAACGCCGCGCTCGGCTCGTTCGCCGTGGCGATCGCCGTCTCCTCGATCTTCGTCGGTATCGTGGCAGTCACGACGCAGGTGAAGTTCTCCGACGTCGTCGTTGCCTTTGCGCCCGGCGCGATGGACGCGATGCTGGCGCTGGCACTGACGCTACACATCGATCCGATCTTCGTCGGCGCCCATCACCTTTCGCGCTTCGTGTTCGTCACCATCGCGACGCCGGGCATCGTGCATCTGTTCGGCCGCACGCAGGACGACGTCGACGATTAG
- a CDS encoding PsiF family protein — protein sequence MTLATRLAVVVIASLFATGTAFAQTAAPAAKTDAAATTDKKAPKEHSAESLECSKQADAKGLHGKERKKFRSDCIKTAKAGGAAAPAPAADKK from the coding sequence ATGACCCTCGCCACCCGCCTCGCCGTCGTCGTGATCGCCTCGCTGTTCGCCACCGGCACTGCCTTCGCGCAGACCGCTGCGCCGGCCGCAAAGACCGATGCCGCTGCCACCACCGACAAGAAGGCGCCGAAGGAGCACTCGGCCGAGTCGCTCGAATGCTCCAAGCAGGCGGACGCCAAGGGCCTGCATGGCAAGGAGCGCAAGAAATTCCGATCCGACTGCATCAAGACCGCGAAGGCCGGTGGCGCTGCTGCTCCTGCGCCTGCCGCCGACAAGAAGTAA
- a CDS encoding TetR/AcrR family transcriptional regulator produces MNDGKGDVWVEAGFTELARAGVEGVRVEVLAKNLGVTKGGFYRRFADRAALLDAMLVHWREGRSASIAQQTSLDGQAPRERLRAVIQLYSERLNPEGMAIELAIRQWARSDESAAAAVASVDTARLKHVAELYRATGLEPEEAEAQAFLFYCFIFGQSLLFVERGPRKRSQLVAKSAEKLLD; encoded by the coding sequence ATGAACGACGGCAAGGGCGATGTCTGGGTCGAGGCAGGGTTTACCGAGCTCGCCCGCGCTGGGGTCGAAGGGGTACGGGTCGAGGTGCTCGCCAAGAATTTGGGCGTCACCAAGGGCGGCTTCTACCGCCGCTTCGCCGACCGCGCCGCGCTGCTCGACGCCATGCTGGTGCACTGGCGCGAGGGACGCTCGGCATCAATCGCACAGCAGACCAGCCTGGACGGGCAAGCGCCCCGCGAGCGGCTGAGGGCGGTGATCCAGCTCTATTCCGAGCGGCTCAATCCGGAGGGCATGGCGATCGAGCTCGCGATCCGGCAGTGGGCGCGCTCCGACGAGAGCGCCGCTGCGGCGGTGGCGAGCGTGGATACAGCCCGGCTGAAGCACGTTGCCGAGCTCTATCGCGCGACCGGTCTCGAGCCCGAGGAGGCCGAGGCGCAGGCGTTCCTGTTCTATTGCTTCATCTTCGGCCAAAGCCTGTTGTTCGTCGAGCGCGGCCCGCGCAAGCGGTCGCAGCTCGTGGCGAAATCGGCCGAGAAATTGCTGGATTAG
- a CDS encoding acyl-CoA thioesterase, which yields MEQEATYRGTVYPWQCDHVGHMNIMWYVGKFDEANWNWFARLGLTPSYLRSSGRGMAAVQQNITYKRELLAGDIVEIRSHLLEVRDKSIRFRHEMTNAETGEMAAFCEITAVHMDRSQRKSAAFADAIREIALRYLVEPAEV from the coding sequence ATGGAGCAAGAGGCGACCTATCGCGGCACGGTCTATCCATGGCAGTGCGATCATGTCGGTCACATGAACATCATGTGGTACGTCGGCAAATTCGACGAGGCCAATTGGAATTGGTTCGCCCGGCTCGGGCTGACGCCGAGCTATCTCCGCTCCTCCGGCCGCGGCATGGCGGCGGTGCAGCAGAACATCACCTACAAGCGCGAGCTGCTCGCCGGCGACATCGTCGAGATACGCAGCCATCTGCTGGAGGTTCGCGACAAGTCAATCCGCTTCCGGCACGAGATGACGAATGCCGAGACCGGCGAGATGGCTGCGTTCTGCGAAATCACCGCCGTGCACATGGATCGCAGCCAGCGCAAATCCGCGGCGTTCGCGGATGCCATCCGCGAGATCGCACTGAGATATCTCGTCGAACCGGCCGAGGTCTGA
- a CDS encoding PaaI family thioesterase has product MAAFEPKNPGYRAAAIAMFEGQPAMRTLGIVIVRLAPGEVELAMLHSPEFTQQNGFIHAGIITAGLDNSCGVAAFTLMPSEADILTVEFKTTLLAPARGERFVFKAEVIKPGRTLTFCEAKAFAEHEGRTTLIATMTGTLMAMLPRADTRGAQAIVVS; this is encoded by the coding sequence ATGGCTGCGTTCGAGCCGAAAAACCCCGGCTATCGTGCGGCGGCCATTGCGATGTTCGAGGGCCAGCCGGCGATGCGCACGCTCGGCATCGTGATTGTCCGCCTCGCGCCGGGCGAGGTCGAGCTGGCGATGCTGCATTCCCCTGAATTCACGCAGCAGAACGGTTTTATCCATGCCGGGATCATCACCGCCGGGCTCGACAATTCCTGCGGTGTCGCCGCCTTCACACTGATGCCGTCGGAGGCCGATATCCTCACCGTCGAGTTCAAGACCACGCTGCTCGCCCCTGCCCGCGGCGAGCGTTTCGTGTTCAAGGCCGAGGTGATCAAGCCTGGCCGTACGTTGACCTTCTGCGAGGCCAAGGCGTTTGCCGAGCACGAGGGTAGGACCACGCTGATTGCCACCATGACCGGAACGCTCATGGCGATGCTGCCCCGCGCCGACACTCGGGGCGCGCAGGCCATTGTCGTGTCATAA
- a CDS encoding DsbA family protein: MTGFRTKGFGPTRRAALTLIGAGVFAAGGVTLARAAAGSEDEVLTEARVLRDPDVPVAGNPDGNISIIEWSDYNCPYCRKLEPELRQVIQDDGKVRLVLKDWPILGPVSVTAARIALAAKYQDKYHKAHDAMMGVSSRLTESRINELLAAAGVDMDRLKGDLTARAKDIDAILKRNNEQAEAFGFRGTPSFIVGKYRVPGALSMAEFEQVIADARKAKMN; encoded by the coding sequence ATGACTGGATTCAGGACTAAGGGCTTTGGGCCGACACGACGCGCCGCGTTGACGTTGATCGGGGCGGGCGTCTTCGCGGCTGGCGGGGTGACGTTGGCGCGCGCGGCTGCTGGCAGCGAAGACGAAGTGCTGACCGAAGCCAGGGTGTTGCGCGATCCCGACGTCCCCGTCGCCGGCAATCCCGATGGCAACATCAGCATCATCGAGTGGTCCGACTACAATTGTCCCTATTGCCGCAAGCTCGAGCCCGAGCTGCGCCAGGTCATCCAGGACGACGGCAAGGTCAGGCTGGTTCTGAAGGACTGGCCGATCCTCGGGCCCGTCTCCGTGACGGCCGCCCGGATCGCACTCGCCGCGAAATACCAGGACAAGTACCACAAGGCCCATGACGCCATGATGGGTGTCAGCTCGCGCCTGACCGAGTCGCGCATCAACGAGCTGCTCGCGGCCGCCGGCGTCGACATGGACCGCCTCAAGGGCGACCTCACCGCGCGCGCCAAGGACATCGACGCGATCCTCAAGCGCAACAACGAGCAGGCCGAGGCCTTCGGCTTCCGCGGCACGCCGTCCTTCATTGTCGGCAAATATCGCGTACCCGGTGCGCTCAGCATGGCCGAGTTCGAGCAGGTCATCGCCGACGCCCGCAAGGCCAAGATGAACTGA
- a CDS encoding phospholipase, translating into MTEAVVDDIVAVLPPLLNALEALGYFARHLHPPAFGSVMNAIGAPDDALQSARAAIGAWPEQFAGLRERLDRACDETLSAFAGIRDVERGNGDLVAVFRALRHLPRAQEALYPLSAQFPPVSNFFLNTGNRENGELLARLEVAAGEDTGVFHDHNEPGSRGGFSVYVPEYYTPDRNWPLVMALHGGSGNGRGFLWSWLRDARSLGAILVAPTATGQTWALMGDDTDTPNLMRILETVRGRWRVDASRMLLTGMSDGGTFCYVSGLDGASPFTHLAPVSATFHPLMAEMADATRLQGLPIFITHGKLDWMFPVQTARQTQAALAAAGADVTYREIDDLSHTYPREINAVLLQWLNEG; encoded by the coding sequence ATGACCGAGGCCGTCGTTGACGACATCGTGGCCGTGCTGCCGCCGTTGCTCAATGCACTGGAGGCGCTCGGCTACTTCGCCCGGCACTTGCATCCGCCGGCCTTCGGCTCGGTGATGAACGCCATCGGCGCACCGGACGACGCGCTTCAGTCGGCACGCGCAGCGATCGGAGCGTGGCCGGAGCAGTTCGCCGGACTGCGCGAGCGGCTCGATCGCGCCTGCGACGAGACGCTGTCCGCCTTTGCCGGCATTCGCGACGTCGAGCGCGGCAATGGCGATCTCGTCGCGGTGTTCCGCGCGCTGCGCCATCTGCCGCGGGCACAAGAGGCGCTTTATCCGCTGTCTGCGCAGTTTCCACCGGTGAGCAATTTCTTCCTCAACACCGGCAATCGCGAGAATGGTGAGTTGCTGGCGCGGCTGGAGGTCGCCGCCGGCGAGGACACCGGCGTCTTCCATGATCACAACGAGCCCGGCAGCCGCGGCGGCTTCTCGGTCTACGTTCCCGAGTATTACACGCCCGATCGCAACTGGCCTCTGGTGATGGCGCTGCATGGCGGCAGCGGCAATGGCCGCGGCTTTCTGTGGAGCTGGCTGCGCGATGCCCGCAGCCTTGGCGCGATCCTGGTGGCACCGACCGCGACCGGACAGACCTGGGCGCTGATGGGCGACGACACCGACACGCCCAATCTGATGCGGATACTCGAAACCGTGCGCGGCCGCTGGCGGGTCGATGCCTCGCGGATGCTGCTGACCGGCATGAGCGACGGCGGCACGTTCTGCTATGTCAGCGGGCTGGATGGCGCCTCGCCCTTCACTCATCTCGCACCGGTGTCGGCGACCTTCCATCCGCTGATGGCGGAGATGGCCGATGCCACGCGCCTGCAGGGCCTGCCGATCTTCATCACTCACGGCAAGCTCGACTGGATGTTTCCGGTGCAGACCGCACGGCAGACGCAAGCGGCACTCGCGGCCGCCGGCGCCGATGTGACCTATCGCGAGATCGACGACCTCAGCCATACCTATCCGCGCGAGATCAACGCCGTGCTGCTGCAATGGCTGAATGAAGGATGA
- a CDS encoding S1C family serine protease codes for MPALTEWRVPPANQPRASDYGFDLDRALASVVGLHAIIPPDAFSAETLGTERAGNGVVIDDGLVLTIGYLITEAESVWLHLGDGRVVEGHVLGFDSVTGFGLVQALGRLDIEPLPLGSSADTRLGDRVVVGGAGGRTRSVASQIVAKQEFAGYWEYLLDEALFTYPAHPNWGGTGLINERGELIGIGSLQLERERDGKAEHVNMIVPIDLLKPILDDLRKFGRVNKPARPWLGLFSTEIDNRVVVIGISANGPAARAELKTGDVILAVDGEKVTSQTDFYKKMWDLGAAGVDVPLTVHHQGTAHHEGVTFDVTVTSTDRFKLLKAPKLH; via the coding sequence ATGCCCGCCTTGACCGAATGGAGAGTGCCGCCGGCCAATCAGCCGCGTGCGAGCGATTACGGCTTCGATCTCGATCGTGCGCTCGCCTCCGTCGTCGGCCTGCACGCCATCATTCCGCCGGACGCTTTCAGCGCCGAAACTCTCGGCACCGAGCGCGCCGGCAACGGCGTCGTGATCGACGACGGGCTGGTGCTCACCATCGGCTATCTGATTACCGAGGCGGAATCCGTCTGGCTTCACCTCGGCGACGGGCGCGTGGTGGAGGGACATGTGCTGGGCTTCGATTCCGTCACCGGCTTCGGCCTGGTGCAGGCGCTCGGCCGGCTCGACATCGAGCCTCTGCCGCTCGGCTCCTCGGCGGACACCCGGCTCGGCGACCGCGTCGTGGTCGGCGGCGCCGGCGGGCGAACGCGATCGGTCGCGAGCCAGATCGTCGCCAAGCAGGAATTCGCGGGCTACTGGGAGTATCTGCTCGACGAGGCCTTGTTCACCTATCCGGCTCATCCGAACTGGGGCGGCACGGGACTGATCAACGAGCGTGGCGAGCTGATCGGCATCGGCTCGCTCCAGCTCGAGCGTGAACGCGACGGCAAGGCCGAGCATGTCAACATGATCGTGCCGATCGACCTGCTAAAGCCGATCCTCGACGACCTCCGCAAGTTCGGCCGTGTCAACAAGCCGGCACGCCCGTGGCTCGGACTCTTTTCGACCGAGATCGACAACCGCGTGGTGGTTATCGGAATCTCCGCCAACGGTCCCGCCGCGCGCGCCGAACTCAAGACCGGCGACGTCATTCTTGCCGTGGATGGCGAGAAGGTCACGAGCCAGACCGACTTCTACAAGAAGATGTGGGACCTCGGTGCCGCCGGCGTCGACGTGCCTCTCACCGTGCATCATCAAGGCACCGCGCATCATGAAGGCGTCACCTTCGACGTCACGGTGACCTCGACCGATCGCTTCAAGCTTCTGAAAGCGCCGAAGCTGCACTGA